One segment of bacterium DNA contains the following:
- a CDS encoding serine protease: MNTVRWLLLLTFVHISCAKRIYDVAYPTLGDGKYDSEFPYKDCSKQLAEISETVKMIYSTAFYKTYLFPEEAQVRPVDFKDEAILKKSNKTLYSHNSVSGTATILYYQDKKIALLTCAHIVDFPDTTYSYYSRGQEGDVIKSVSIRERQTNFVRDLPEGGEVEILASNVALDIAIIGQTLKSLPEQPLSIFKYPIGKSKELEWGTYLYIIGYPMGYKMITNGIVSSPNRDKKGSFLTDAPFNRGFSGGIVLAIRDGVPNFELVGMAKSVAANYEFILTPSKEFDQSLYNPGMPYEGEVFVEQKTDIRYGITNSISTETIGQFIRDHKTDIEAKGFYLQTLFP, from the coding sequence ATGAACACAGTAAGATGGTTGCTGTTGCTGACGTTCGTGCATATTTCATGCGCGAAGCGAATTTATGACGTTGCTTATCCGACGCTTGGTGATGGAAAGTATGACAGCGAATTTCCATACAAAGATTGTTCGAAGCAGTTGGCTGAAATAAGCGAAACTGTGAAAATGATCTATTCCACTGCGTTTTACAAAACGTATCTTTTTCCCGAAGAAGCACAAGTAAGACCGGTGGACTTTAAGGACGAAGCCATTCTGAAAAAATCGAACAAAACTTTGTATTCGCATAACTCAGTTTCAGGAACGGCTACGATTCTGTATTATCAGGATAAAAAAATAGCACTGCTGACGTGCGCACATATCGTTGATTTTCCGGACACAACGTATAGTTATTATTCACGGGGTCAGGAAGGTGATGTCATTAAAAGTGTATCCATTCGGGAAAGACAGACCAACTTTGTCCGTGATTTACCGGAGGGCGGCGAAGTTGAGATTCTGGCAAGCAATGTCGCACTCGATATTGCCATCATTGGACAAACTTTAAAGTCACTGCCTGAGCAGCCTTTGTCGATTTTTAAATATCCGATTGGTAAGTCCAAGGAGCTTGAATGGGGAACGTATTTGTATATCATCGGTTATCCGATGGGGTATAAGATGATCACCAATGGTATCGTTAGCAGTCCTAATCGCGATAAAAAAGGATCGTTTCTGACGGACGCACCGTTCAATCGCGGTTTCAGCGGCGGTATCGTGCTGGCTATCCGCGACGGCGTGCCTAACTTTGAATTAGTCGGGATGGCCAAGTCGGTGGCGGCTAACTATGAATTTATTTTGACGCCTTCGAAAGAATTCGATCAGTCGCTCTACAATCCGGGCATGCCGTATGAAGGTGAAGTTTTTGTCGAACAAAAAACGGATATCCGGTACGGTATCACCAATTCAATTTCCACCGAGACGATAGGCCAGTTTATCCGCGACCATAAAACGGATATTGAGGCAAAAGGATTCTATTTGCAAACCTTATTTCCATGA
- a CDS encoding DNA-3-methyladenine glycosylase has translation MNTFSTTLHPLPPYDFNISIHSHRNKRYHYDQYDRSGSVYKCAIDIRGNAALITLSDKGTPKEPRLKLSISGGHITKNDLKWVKTIVGRQFLLDLDLKKFYSGIKHDSVMRAVTKQFYGLKPNSSGDLFECVTRCIMSQQISVHVADKVEMEFVRKFGASIDSNNDTFYVFPTAHRVAELTKSDLRRVKFSERKAEYLIDLAKAIVRGDIDLNAMETLPNDEFRAEITKIRGIGHWTAECCLMHLGRWEIFPRGDLGLHQAVRLFYGFKKKIGEKEVVKIARQWAGWESLATYYLWHALTHARANGQQS, from the coding sequence ATGAATACTTTTTCAACGACATTACATCCTTTACCTCCGTACGATTTTAATATTTCCATTCACTCACATCGGAATAAACGTTATCATTACGATCAATACGATCGTAGCGGTTCCGTATATAAATGTGCGATTGATATACGCGGCAATGCTGCCTTGATTACTTTATCCGATAAAGGAACGCCTAAAGAGCCTCGGTTAAAACTGTCCATTTCCGGCGGTCACATCACCAAAAACGATTTGAAATGGGTCAAAACTATTGTTGGCAGACAATTTCTTCTCGACCTGGACTTGAAAAAATTTTATTCAGGGATTAAGCATGATTCGGTTATGCGTGCCGTCACCAAACAATTCTACGGGCTTAAACCGAATTCGTCCGGAGATCTGTTTGAATGTGTTACACGGTGTATCATGAGCCAGCAAATCAGCGTGCACGTCGCCGATAAAGTTGAAATGGAATTTGTCAGGAAGTTCGGTGCATCGATTGATTCCAATAACGATACATTTTATGTTTTTCCGACGGCACACCGGGTAGCGGAATTGACCAAATCCGATTTACGCCGTGTAAAATTTTCAGAGCGTAAAGCCGAATACTTGATCGATTTGGCTAAAGCCATTGTACGCGGCGATATTGATTTGAATGCGATGGAAACATTGCCGAATGATGAATTTCGGGCTGAAATTACTAAAATCCGAGGGATCGGGCACTGGACGGCAGAATGCTGCTTAATGCATCTTGGGCGTTGGGAAATATTCCCGCGCGGCGATTTAGGATTGCATCAAGCCGTGCGACTTTTTTATGGTTTTAAAAAGAAAATTGGTGAAAAAGAAGTCGTCAAAATTGCCCGTCAATGGGCCGGCTGGGAGTCGTTGGCAACTTATTATTTATGGCACGCGTTGACGCATGCAAGAGCGAACGGCCAACAGAGTTAG
- a CDS encoding glycosyltransferase, translating to MEYNIIDIFLSCMATVYGLFVLILTGALLIYRSPRSQKDFFVSVLIPARNEERHIGECLEALALQDYNQDKFEIIVINDRSTDRTSAIAREFENKFKHFTIVDIKEMHATMAPKKNALNEGIKIAKGEIIVCSDADCYAEVSWIRSMTECFTSEVGMVIGYSPIKPLNRWSVFHHFVALDSLALASAAAASCLWNKPVTATGRSLAYRKEVFNEVGGFSKIAHFVSGDDDLLLGLVKKTKWKMAYTIRRNSLVETHPPLTFRQFVNQKIRQASKGRHYSVNMVITLVLYYIFNLMLMAYAPLYWLDGHKDFWKWYPWIMKFSSDFVLLFVGAVRFKKLFYLSMYPILVFLHPLYIAVFGAWGQFGKFDWKDTTHDKHLKV from the coding sequence ATGGAATACAACATCATCGATATTTTTCTTTCGTGTATGGCCACGGTATACGGTTTATTTGTTCTCATCCTGACAGGCGCGTTATTGATCTATCGTTCGCCACGCTCTCAAAAAGACTTTTTTGTCAGCGTATTGATCCCTGCCCGAAACGAAGAGCGCCATATCGGCGAATGCCTCGAAGCTCTGGCGCTCCAAGACTATAATCAGGATAAATTCGAAATTATTGTGATCAATGATCGTTCGACGGATCGAACTTCGGCGATAGCGCGAGAATTTGAGAATAAATTTAAACACTTTACCATCGTTGACATTAAAGAAATGCATGCAACGATGGCTCCCAAAAAAAATGCGCTCAATGAAGGTATTAAAATTGCCAAGGGCGAAATTATTGTGTGCTCGGATGCCGATTGTTATGCCGAAGTCTCGTGGATCCGTTCGATGACTGAATGCTTCACGTCCGAAGTAGGCATGGTCATAGGCTATTCACCGATCAAACCGCTAAACCGCTGGTCGGTATTTCACCATTTTGTGGCGTTGGATTCATTAGCCCTGGCATCAGCCGCGGCGGCAAGTTGCCTGTGGAATAAACCGGTCACGGCTACAGGACGGAGCCTGGCGTATCGGAAAGAAGTTTTTAATGAAGTCGGCGGCTTTTCAAAGATCGCTCATTTTGTTTCCGGCGATGACGATCTGCTGCTGGGCCTCGTAAAAAAGACGAAATGGAAAATGGCGTACACTATCCGGCGCAATTCTCTGGTCGAAACACATCCGCCATTGACGTTCAGGCAATTTGTTAACCAAAAAATTCGTCAGGCGTCGAAAGGACGGCATTATTCGGTGAATATGGTTATTACATTAGTTTTATATTACATATTCAATCTCATGCTGATGGCGTACGCACCGCTGTATTGGTTGGATGGGCACAAGGATTTTTGGAAATGGTACCCATGGATAATGAAATTTTCCTCTGATTTTGTTTTACTTTTTGTCGGCGCCGTACGATTTAAAAAACTCTTTTACCTGAGTATGTATCCGATATTGGTCTTTTTACATCCATTATATATCGCTGTTTTTGGTGCGTGGGGACAATTTGGAAAATTTGACTGGAAAGATACCACGCATGATAAGCATTTGAAAGTTTAG
- a CDS encoding glycosyltransferase — protein sequence MTAIIILFAMVLGIYVVTGLLFVMGLFMPASQRNAVRPFVSVIIAARNEEQSIPDCLNSVLNQTYPSDLFEIIVVDDRSNDRTPEIIRDLTKRNPSVKLIQIKEKPENISGKKNALEQGIKASRGEILLFTDADCGVKITWIEGIVKYFTKDVGLVIGASFTRGATWFERQQSFDFAAMKAAACGITNLGLPFAASGQNLAYRRVAFDEAGGFEKIRHRISGDDVLMMQLIRQLKKWKIVFAGDAGTFNSTRSEPTLSAFIHQRARWASNTEMMLTMSPLFFTYLVSVYGLNVFLAGGLIWGIWNKLMLGLVVFGWINKLIIDFLVTYLGFQKFQKPFSFSFFLTWFFLQAPYVLWVGLQGGLRLFKWK from the coding sequence ATGACGGCAATTATTATTCTATTTGCGATGGTCTTGGGAATCTACGTTGTAACGGGATTACTCTTTGTTATGGGGCTATTTATGCCGGCATCGCAGAGGAATGCCGTAAGGCCTTTCGTGTCCGTTATTATTGCGGCTCGTAATGAGGAACAATCGATACCGGATTGTTTAAATAGTGTTTTGAATCAAACGTATCCTTCCGATTTATTTGAAATCATTGTCGTCGATGATCGTTCCAATGATCGTACACCTGAAATAATCCGTGACTTAACAAAAAGAAATCCATCTGTAAAATTGATTCAAATAAAAGAAAAACCTGAGAATATTTCCGGCAAGAAAAATGCATTGGAGCAGGGTATCAAAGCTTCGCGGGGTGAGATCCTGCTTTTTACGGATGCGGATTGCGGTGTAAAAATTACATGGATCGAAGGTATTGTTAAATATTTTACGAAAGATGTTGGTTTGGTCATAGGAGCGTCGTTTACGAGGGGAGCGACGTGGTTTGAGCGGCAGCAGTCGTTTGATTTTGCAGCGATGAAAGCGGCGGCGTGCGGGATTACTAATTTAGGATTGCCGTTTGCTGCGAGCGGGCAGAACCTGGCCTATCGGCGCGTCGCGTTTGACGAAGCAGGTGGGTTTGAAAAAATCCGGCATCGTATTTCCGGCGATGATGTTTTGATGATGCAATTGATCAGACAATTAAAAAAATGGAAAATTGTTTTTGCCGGTGATGCCGGAACTTTTAATTCAACGCGCTCCGAGCCGACATTGAGCGCTTTTATTCATCAACGCGCACGATGGGCGTCGAATACGGAAATGATGCTGACAATGAGCCCGTTATTTTTTACGTATCTCGTCAGCGTCTACGGACTTAATGTGTTTTTAGCTGGCGGGTTAATCTGGGGCATCTGGAATAAGTTGATGCTGGGACTCGTAGTATTCGGCTGGATCAACAAACTGATCATTGATTTCCTTGTAACATATCTCGGTTTTCAAAAATTTCAAAAACCGTTTTCATTTTCGTTTTTTTTGACATGGTTTTTTCTGCAGGCGCCGTACGTTCTATGGGTTGGTTTGCAAGGTGGATTACGATTATTTAAATGGAAATGA
- a CDS encoding alanine--glyoxylate aminotransferase family protein, translating into MKKRLFTPGPTPIPEHVQLSMAHPIIHHRNKDFEDIFIEVNENLKYLYQTKQPVLTFASSGTGAMEAAFVNCLSKGDTILNIEGGKFGERWTKIPQAYGINVDVMKIEWGKSANPDDVKTKLKNNPNIKAVVMTHSETSTGAFTDVKEMAKIIRENSNALIMVDGVTSVGAMELRFDEWGLDTVVTGSQKGLMLPPGLAFCAVSERAMKARESSDLPKFYFDFKRAAKELGANTTPFTPAISLILGLQQTLRMIKEEGIENVWKRHSVMAEGCRRAVKALGLQVFAEKPANSVTPVKVPEGLDADKIFKILRSDFGMTLASGQDHLKGKIFRISHLGYYDVFDMVTVIAGIENALHRLGWKFETGAGVKTFQEYVNS; encoded by the coding sequence ATGAAAAAGCGACTTTTTACTCCCGGACCAACGCCGATTCCCGAGCATGTCCAACTCAGCATGGCCCATCCGATCATTCACCATCGGAACAAAGATTTTGAAGACATTTTTATCGAAGTGAATGAGAACCTGAAATATCTCTACCAGACCAAACAACCGGTTTTGACATTTGCCAGTTCAGGCACAGGAGCAATGGAAGCCGCTTTTGTGAATTGCCTTTCCAAAGGCGATACGATTTTAAATATCGAGGGCGGTAAATTCGGCGAACGTTGGACAAAAATTCCGCAAGCCTACGGAATTAATGTAGACGTCATGAAAATTGAATGGGGTAAATCGGCTAATCCCGACGATGTCAAAACAAAATTAAAAAATAACCCGAACATTAAAGCGGTTGTCATGACGCATAGCGAAACTTCGACCGGTGCTTTTACGGATGTAAAAGAAATGGCGAAAATTATACGGGAAAATTCCAATGCGTTGATCATGGTCGACGGCGTGACGTCTGTCGGCGCTATGGAATTACGTTTTGATGAATGGGGACTTGATACGGTCGTAACCGGATCGCAAAAAGGATTGATGTTGCCTCCCGGTTTGGCCTTCTGTGCCGTGAGCGAACGGGCGATGAAAGCACGCGAATCGTCGGATTTACCTAAATTTTATTTCGACTTCAAACGCGCCGCCAAAGAACTCGGGGCTAATACAACGCCTTTCACGCCGGCAATTTCCCTGATCCTAGGATTACAACAAACGCTGCGGATGATCAAAGAAGAAGGTATTGAAAACGTATGGAAACGCCACAGCGTTATGGCCGAAGGTTGCCGCCGTGCGGTAAAAGCGTTGGGATTGCAAGTATTTGCCGAAAAGCCGGCCAATTCCGTCACGCCGGTTAAAGTTCCTGAAGGGCTCGATGCGGATAAGATATTCAAAATTCTGCGCAGCGATTTTGGTATGACTTTAGCGAGCGGCCAGGATCATCTGAAAGGTAAAATTTTCAGAATTTCACATTTAGGTTATTATGATGTATTTGATATGGTGACGGTTATCGCCGGAATTGAAAATGCGCTGCATCGTTTAGGATGGAAATTTGAAACCGGCGCCGGAGTAAAAACTTTTCAGGAATATGTGAATTCGTAA
- a CDS encoding WYL domain-containing protein: MNRLDELQRQIEIAALIFEFPDKYSENDLAGIFLTSEATIRRDVKVLRDMGIRVFSRKQAYRVEINLSEINLLVTTYLAFAKNETIKNLSLVLEKFSNKTLSFFINTVKTICDKRVMEIEYRSAKTDRLQWRTITPVAFYNAGKTHYLIAIHQDVLKMFTIERIGQFRFTKQPSPVKEIPSVNDLFKNSWGSFTGGKMVIVRLRFSDDLEQYMTDKFWIENQEIHHTDEGFEITLRVKLSNEFIAWVMGWGDAVEVLEPVELKTAVLKKAKAITKKYQTD, from the coding sequence ATGAACCGACTTGACGAACTCCAACGCCAGATTGAAATAGCGGCTTTAATTTTTGAATTTCCGGACAAATATTCCGAAAACGATCTTGCGGGCATTTTTCTTACCAGCGAAGCAACGATCCGCCGGGACGTCAAAGTGCTTCGCGACATGGGCATCCGCGTTTTTTCACGGAAACAAGCCTATCGCGTCGAGATAAACCTCTCCGAAATCAATTTACTCGTCACGACCTATCTTGCCTTTGCTAAAAATGAAACGATCAAAAACCTCTCATTGGTCCTTGAGAAATTTTCGAATAAAACGCTTTCATTTTTCATCAATACGGTCAAAACTATCTGTGACAAACGGGTGATGGAAATTGAATACCGTTCTGCAAAAACAGATCGGCTTCAGTGGCGCACGATAACGCCGGTAGCTTTTTACAATGCCGGAAAAACACATTACCTGATCGCCATACATCAAGACGTACTGAAGATGTTCACCATCGAACGTATCGGCCAATTTCGTTTTACAAAACAGCCGTCGCCGGTAAAAGAAATTCCGTCAGTCAATGATTTATTCAAAAATTCATGGGGTTCTTTTACAGGCGGTAAAATGGTCATCGTCAGGCTGCGATTTTCGGATGACCTGGAACAATACATGACCGATAAATTCTGGATTGAGAATCAGGAAATTCATCATACGGACGAAGGTTTTGAGATTACGCTTCGGGTGAAGTTATCCAACGAGTTTATCGCCTGGGTCATGGGTTGGGGCGACGCCGTCGAAGTATTGGAACCGGTTGAATTAAAAACAGCTGTCCTCAAAAAAGCTAAAGCCATTACAAAAAAATATCAAACTGACTAA
- a CDS encoding single-stranded DNA-binding protein: MSKGTLNRAILIGRLGKDPELRYTTGGIPITSFSLATGQSYKDKDGKVVEQTDWHKIIAWRKLAEICGQYLKKGSLVCIEGQLKTRYYDDKDGVKRSITEVVAETLQMLGAKMESDKPAEPEEPVAELVAETTGNEGMPF, encoded by the coding sequence ATGTCAAAAGGAACATTAAATCGCGCGATCCTGATCGGAAGATTGGGCAAAGATCCTGAATTACGCTACACAACCGGCGGCATCCCGATCACGTCGTTTAGCCTGGCTACAGGCCAGTCTTATAAAGACAAAGACGGTAAAGTCGTCGAGCAAACCGATTGGCACAAGATCATTGCATGGCGAAAGCTCGCAGAAATCTGCGGGCAATACCTGAAAAAAGGTTCGCTCGTGTGCATTGAAGGCCAATTAAAAACGCGCTATTACGACGATAAAGACGGCGTCAAACGTTCCATCACGGAAGTGGTCGCTGAAACGTTACAAATGCTCGGTGCAAAGATGGAGTCGGACAAACCGGCTGAACCGGAAGAACCGGTAGCCGAGTTGGTCGCCGAAACAACCGGCAACGAGGGAATGCCGTTTTGA
- the recA gene encoding recombinase RecA, translating to MAELKKDDDTIVVDKEKKASLERTISDIMKEYGKGSIMRLGERSAMTVDVFSTGSIAIDAALGVGGIPRGRITEIFGPESSGKTTLALHVVAESQKLGGIAAFIDAEHALDPVYAKRLGVDTDNLLISQPDNGEQALEITERLVRSNAVDIIVIDSVAALVPRSEIDGEMGDATMGVQARLMSQAMRKLTGAVSKSKTCVIFINQVRDKIGVMFGNPETTTGGRALKFYTSIRIDIRRIGQIKAGEQIVGNRTKIKVVKNKLAPPFKEVETDLMYGFGISREGDLIDLATNMNIVQKSGTWYAFDDEKIGQGRENAKQFLIDNPDTYKKIETKVRKELGLTAATETKETPKQSPNSVEKKSK from the coding sequence ATGGCAGAATTGAAAAAAGATGATGACACGATCGTCGTCGATAAAGAAAAAAAGGCATCGTTGGAGCGGACCATTTCCGATATCATGAAGGAATATGGCAAAGGTTCTATCATGCGATTGGGCGAACGTTCGGCGATGACGGTCGACGTATTTTCGACCGGTTCGATCGCGATTGATGCCGCGCTCGGCGTCGGAGGAATTCCGCGCGGCCGTATTACTGAAATTTTCGGCCCTGAATCGAGCGGTAAAACTACGCTGGCCTTGCACGTGGTGGCTGAATCTCAAAAACTGGGCGGCATCGCCGCATTTATCGATGCGGAACACGCTCTCGATCCCGTTTATGCCAAACGCCTTGGCGTCGATACGGATAATTTACTGATTTCACAGCCGGATAACGGTGAACAGGCTCTGGAAATTACGGAGCGTCTTGTGCGCAGCAATGCGGTGGATATTATCGTTATCGATTCGGTTGCGGCTTTAGTGCCACGCAGCGAAATTGACGGTGAAATGGGCGACGCGACGATGGGTGTGCAAGCGCGCCTGATGAGTCAGGCGATGCGTAAATTAACCGGCGCCGTGAGTAAATCGAAAACATGCGTGATTTTTATCAATCAGGTGCGCGACAAAATCGGCGTGATGTTCGGGAATCCTGAGACGACGACCGGCGGGCGCGCGTTGAAATTTTATACGTCGATCCGGATCGATATTCGCCGTATCGGACAAATCAAAGCCGGTGAACAAATCGTCGGTAATCGAACCAAAATCAAAGTTGTTAAAAACAAATTGGCGCCGCCGTTCAAAGAAGTCGAAACCGATCTGATGTACGGTTTCGGAATTTCCCGCGAAGGCGATCTGATCGATCTGGCGACGAATATGAATATTGTCCAGAAGAGCGGAACCTGGTATGCCTTTGACGATGAAAAAATCGGACAAGGTCGTGAAAATGCCAAACAGTTTCTGATCGACAATCCGGACACATACAAAAAAATCGAAACGAAAGTCCGGAAGGAACTGGGTCTGACTGCGGCGACTGAAACTAAAGAAACGCCGAAGCAAAGTCCCAACAGCGTTGAGAAAAAATCGAAGTAA
- a CDS encoding single-stranded DNA-binding protein, with protein sequence MAKGTLNKVILIGRLGKDPELRYTPTGAAVATFNVATNESYKDKEGKEVDNTDWHRIVAWRKLAEICGQYLKKGSLVYIEGKLKTRNYDDKDGTKKYITEIVADNMQMLGGRMGDSGNERVPPPMSDSDTTSSNLSNNSAEPSSDANDDLPF encoded by the coding sequence ATGGCAAAAGGAACATTAAACAAAGTCATTTTAATCGGCCGCCTCGGCAAAGACCCGGAACTGCGATACACACCGACCGGAGCCGCCGTCGCAACTTTTAACGTTGCCACCAACGAATCGTACAAAGATAAAGAAGGCAAAGAAGTCGATAATACCGATTGGCACCGGATCGTAGCGTGGAGGAAACTGGCCGAAATCTGCGGACAATATTTGAAAAAAGGTTCCTTAGTCTATATCGAAGGAAAACTTAAAACGCGTAACTATGACGATAAAGACGGTACGAAAAAATACATAACGGAAATCGTCGCGGACAATATGCAGATGTTGGGTGGACGAATGGGCGATAGCGGCAACGAGCGCGTCCCGCCGCCAATGTCGGATTCCGACACTACGTCGTCCAATTTATCCAATAACTCAGCCGAGCCTTCCAGCGACGCGAATGATGATCTGCCGTTTTGA